GTTTACTCGTTCGATATTGCAACGTTGCGGAATCTccgtttggattttttttttaaattggaaaatctACCGGGTTACATTTCTAACTAaagatttcactgatttttcttttggcaACGCGCAAAATCAGAAAAACTTGACAATTTAAATATAAATAACCGAAAATGTgatgtctgttacgctgacttatTACCGCGTAACAGATAGCACATTTTCGGACTTtatataatattaattgagaagtagagcaataaatcattaaaaaGCGTTATAATACATAACCCTCTGAAGATTGATGcggaaaaattcgagtgattatcatttctactaaaaatctgaccgaaacatgtgttgtctgttacggcaaCAAAAccattccagttatcgtgaaaccacccctATGGTAACGACTGCACTTTTTTCATGGCACCTCCGGAAAAATCAGATATCAAAACTTACGTTTGAGCTGTCGGCCGATGTTGTCACAACTGCCTTTATCCAGGACGCAGTTGATCTGCCGGTTGACGTAATCCCGGTTGGTCAGCAAACGCGAGACGTCTCCCTCCCCGACCCTTTGACCCGAGGTGCCCCAAACACAGACCACCAACACCAGCAAAACGCAAGCGCACCTCATGAtgattcctcta
The genomic region above belongs to Bemisia tabaci chromosome 8, PGI_BMITA_v3 and contains:
- the LOC109040632 gene encoding ejaculatory bulb-specific protein 3; the encoded protein is MRCACVLLVLVVCVWGTSGQRVGEGDVSRLLTNRDYVNRQINCVLDKGSCDNIGRQLKQAIPEVLGRQCKSCSARQLDNARKVVNYIRSNYPGPWSQIEAKYGRAAF